Proteins from a genomic interval of Bacteroidia bacterium:
- a CDS encoding phosphatase PAP2 family protein, producing the protein MREIKKWLLALLLLYAFCSDIYGQRFGTSKVYKVNPWLDGGITLVAGVGNFSGLHIVKNKARYTEEEIRGWGPEDVNWFDRPATRIDPAIAENGQKLSDLGANIGNAMPLLLGLDPEIRKDWMDILLMYIEAGFINGAIYSWPSGVTIDRARPLVYNPREPLERKTGGHMRTSWYSGHVSTTATGTFFAAKVYIDYHPELGNKKYLLYAGAATIPIFVGVNRYRAGKHFPSDIIVGLVVGSAMGIIMPELHKRDRKKVAIMPLTGDINGLGMSLRF; encoded by the coding sequence ATGAGAGAGATAAAGAAATGGCTGCTAGCCCTACTGCTGCTTTACGCTTTTTGTTCGGATATTTATGGACAAAGATTTGGAACTTCAAAGGTCTATAAAGTAAATCCCTGGTTGGATGGGGGAATTACGCTGGTTGCTGGTGTGGGTAATTTCTCCGGCCTGCATATCGTCAAGAATAAAGCTCGCTATACAGAGGAAGAAATTAGGGGTTGGGGTCCAGAGGATGTGAACTGGTTTGACCGTCCGGCTACGCGTATCGATCCTGCTATTGCTGAAAATGGTCAGAAGCTTTCGGATTTAGGGGCTAATATTGGCAATGCCATGCCACTTCTCTTAGGGCTTGATCCTGAGATACGCAAAGACTGGATGGACATTCTGCTGATGTATATAGAGGCTGGTTTTATCAATGGTGCTATCTATAGTTGGCCTTCTGGGGTCACCATCGACCGGGCTCGCCCCTTAGTATATAATCCCCGCGAACCTCTGGAAAGAAAAACCGGAGGGCACATGCGAACTTCCTGGTATTCGGGGCATGTTTCTACTACTGCAACCGGAACCTTTTTCGCAGCCAAAGTTTACATCGATTATCATCCCGAACTCGGAAATAAGAAATACTTACTTTATGCCGGGGCTGCCACAATTCCCATTTTTGTAGGGGTAAATAGATACAGGGCGGGGAAACACTTTCCTTCGGATATCATTGTAGGACTAGTTGTCGGTTCTGCCATGGGTATTATCATGCCGGAACTTCACAAAAGAGATCGCAAAAAAGTTGCGATTATGCCGCTTACTGGCGATATCAATGGCTTAGGAATGAGTTTGCGATTCTAG
- a CDS encoding DUF6434 domain-containing protein — protein MQRPDFSEISSGEEFNKWYWMKEEMMEICKAAGLPSRGRKFTLRDRIMYALDHDGKLMPDPPKRKPTSKFNWAKEALSPETLITDNITFGQNLRRFMEEQIGDHFSFNIDFMDWAKESAGKSLQDAVIKWKELEARKADPNFRTQIADNNMMNQYFRDFFGENPERSFEEAGRAWFLKRRMPMKEGFVRYESSDLDLLESQTHS, from the coding sequence ATGCAAAGACCTGATTTTTCTGAGATCTCATCTGGAGAGGAATTCAATAAGTGGTATTGGATGAAAGAGGAAATGATGGAGATTTGTAAGGCAGCAGGCCTGCCTAGTAGAGGTAGAAAGTTTACCCTCAGAGATCGAATCATGTACGCCCTTGATCACGATGGTAAGCTCATGCCCGATCCACCAAAGAGGAAGCCTACTTCCAAATTCAACTGGGCAAAGGAAGCGCTCAGTCCAGAAACCCTTATTACCGACAACATTACTTTTGGCCAAAACCTCCGTCGCTTTATGGAAGAGCAAATCGGGGATCATTTTAGCTTCAATATAGACTTCATGGATTGGGCGAAGGAAAGTGCAGGCAAAAGTCTGCAAGATGCTGTCATCAAATGGAAGGAGTTGGAAGCCCGAAAAGCAGACCCCAATTTCCGGACTCAGATCGCCGACAACAATATGATGAATCAGTACTTCCGGGACTTCTTTGGTGAAAATCCGGAAAGAAGTTTTGAAGAAGCAGGGAGGGCCTGGTTTCTTAAAAGACGTATGCCGATGAAAGAGGGCTTTGTCCGCTACGAAAGCTCAGACCTCGATCTTCTAGAATCGCAAACTCATTCCTAA
- a CDS encoding acyl-CoA dehydrogenase family protein: MNFDYSDKVKGLMEKLNSFMDTHIYPIEKEYGEWIEHPDNLWKIHPAMEGLKEAAKAEGLWNLFLPKGYGDLSPGLTNLEYAPLAEIMGKVMWSSEVFNCAAPDTGNMEVLAKYGTPAQQERWLKPLMNGKIRSAFLMTEPRVASSDATNIETSIKREGDEYVINGRKWWSSGAMDPRCEIFIVMGKTDPTADRYSQQSMILVPANTPGVDIMRALPVFGSVDSPHGHAEIDLKDVRVPKENMLLGEGRGFEIAQGRLGPGRIHHCMRLTGMAQRAMELMCVRVSERIAFGRAIRDFSSIRQDIAKSRCEIEQARLLTLSAADAMDKYGSKGAKDLIAMIKIVAPRMTQEVVDRAMQAHGGMGVSRDTPLSGFFAAARTIRLADGPDEVHMYQLGKNTVKKVMQ; this comes from the coding sequence ATGAATTTTGACTACTCAGACAAGGTAAAGGGACTGATGGAGAAGCTCAATAGCTTCATGGACACACATATCTATCCGATAGAAAAAGAATATGGAGAATGGATTGAGCATCCGGATAATCTCTGGAAAATCCATCCGGCTATGGAAGGCTTGAAAGAAGCTGCAAAAGCTGAAGGCCTCTGGAATCTTTTTCTGCCTAAAGGGTATGGAGATTTGAGCCCAGGATTGACAAATTTGGAATATGCACCTTTGGCTGAGATCATGGGGAAAGTGATGTGGTCCTCAGAGGTATTTAACTGTGCCGCTCCTGATACCGGAAATATGGAGGTTTTGGCGAAATACGGAACTCCTGCTCAACAGGAACGTTGGCTAAAGCCCTTGATGAATGGAAAAATCCGATCTGCCTTTTTGATGACCGAGCCCAGAGTAGCTTCCTCAGACGCTACCAATATTGAAACCAGTATCAAACGGGAAGGAGATGAATATGTCATCAATGGGCGGAAATGGTGGTCTTCTGGGGCAATGGATCCTCGTTGTGAGATTTTCATTGTCATGGGAAAAACTGATCCCACTGCAGACAGATACTCTCAGCAAAGTATGATTTTAGTTCCAGCCAATACGCCCGGAGTTGATATCATGAGAGCCTTGCCAGTATTTGGTTCGGTAGATTCTCCACATGGACATGCAGAGATTGATTTGAAAGATGTGCGTGTGCCCAAAGAAAATATGCTATTAGGAGAGGGGAGAGGTTTTGAAATTGCGCAAGGGCGTTTAGGACCAGGTCGTATCCACCACTGTATGCGTTTGACTGGAATGGCGCAAAGAGCTATGGAATTGATGTGTGTGCGGGTTTCTGAAAGGATAGCTTTCGGACGTGCAATCAGAGACTTTAGCAGCATCCGTCAGGACATCGCCAAAAGCAGATGCGAAATTGAGCAGGCAAGATTACTTACTCTTTCCGCAGCAGATGCTATGGACAAATATGGAAGTAAAGGTGCTAAAGACCTGATCGCCATGATCAAGATTGTAGCCCCTCGCATGACCCAGGAAGTAGTAGATAGAGCCATGCAGGCTCACGGGGGTATGGGCGTCAGCAGAGACACTCCGTTATCTGGCTTTTTTGCAGCTGCGCGTACCATCCGACTGGCAGATGGACCAGATGAGGTGCATATGTATCAATTGGGTAAAAATACAGTTAAGAAAGTGATGCAATAA
- a CDS encoding TetR/AcrR family transcriptional regulator, whose translation MKKTPEKILDTAHQLFNEEGVAAVSLRQIAAGMKISHGNLIYHFKSKQEIIERLHGRILQAALEENQKLKDRQMSIWTLIQMARSGFKTLYDYRFFMIDLNLIMRENEKLKKEFLEIEKLRAHMYREAISDAIEEGIMREKEYAGEYEQFIKRIRIFSDCWISSAEIYNSEGVEQIIEEHVQLFMNMFYPYLTEKGKSAYKENL comes from the coding sequence ATGAAAAAAACTCCTGAAAAAATTCTGGATACTGCCCATCAGCTCTTCAATGAAGAGGGAGTAGCAGCAGTTTCTCTTAGACAAATCGCTGCGGGTATGAAGATCAGTCATGGCAACCTGATCTACCATTTCAAATCCAAACAGGAGATAATCGAAAGGCTGCATGGAAGAATATTGCAAGCTGCCCTGGAGGAAAATCAAAAACTTAAAGACCGGCAAATGAGTATCTGGACCTTGATTCAGATGGCTCGCTCAGGATTTAAAACCTTATATGATTATCGTTTCTTTATGATAGATCTCAATCTCATCATGCGGGAGAATGAGAAATTGAAAAAGGAGTTTCTGGAGATAGAAAAGCTTCGGGCTCATATGTATCGGGAAGCCATTTCAGATGCAATAGAAGAAGGGATCATGAGAGAGAAAGAATATGCCGGAGAATACGAGCAATTCATCAAGCGAATACGAATCTTTAGTGATTGCTGGATTTCTTCTGCAGAAATTTACAATTCGGAGGGAGTAGAGCAGATTATTGAAGAGCATGTCCAACTATTTATGAATATGTTCTATCCTTATCTTACAGAAAAGGGGAAAAGCGCCTACAAAGAAAACCTATAA
- a CDS encoding alpha/beta hydrolase-fold protein produces MRRKLFILFLIGVGLFLLLILFGIGKRMYENYQHKQYVAGLSHTASDQVQVLKDTAYIDYLDQKRSLRIYLPPNYESDTISYPVIYFYDADALFDDKVLEGPEWQLDEVLDSISKLGGQEAIVIGIDNSEDRMTEYKPYPSEDYPDDKEISGDKHAEWLATDLKSWVDKTYRTKTEPAYNAIGGASLGGIMSYYTLMKYPEKFGRAFVFSPSFWVNEKIFSIHQETDSLSAMKIYMNVGEEEGSMVRNAKKMRDILLSQGMKEEQIKFDIFPGLGHEHETWRKGFKAAYPWILE; encoded by the coding sequence ATGCGACGAAAACTATTCATACTCTTCCTGATTGGTGTCGGCCTATTTCTACTCCTGATTCTTTTCGGGATAGGAAAACGAATGTATGAAAATTATCAACACAAACAGTACGTCGCTGGCCTTTCCCATACGGCTTCTGATCAGGTGCAGGTATTGAAAGATACTGCCTATATAGACTACCTGGATCAAAAACGGAGCTTACGTATTTATTTGCCTCCCAATTATGAGTCGGATACGATCTCTTATCCGGTCATATATTTCTACGATGCGGATGCACTTTTTGACGATAAAGTTCTGGAAGGACCCGAATGGCAATTGGATGAGGTGCTGGATAGTATCTCTAAACTAGGAGGACAGGAAGCCATCGTAATTGGAATCGACAATTCAGAAGATCGCATGACTGAGTATAAACCCTATCCAAGTGAGGATTATCCGGATGATAAGGAGATCAGTGGAGATAAACATGCAGAGTGGTTGGCAACTGATCTTAAAAGCTGGGTGGACAAGACCTATCGAACAAAAACAGAACCCGCATATAATGCAATAGGAGGAGCTTCTTTGGGCGGCATTATGTCTTATTATACCTTGATGAAGTATCCTGAAAAATTCGGACGTGCTTTTGTCTTTTCACCTTCTTTCTGGGTGAATGAAAAAATCTTTTCAATCCATCAGGAGACGGATTCTCTTTCTGCAATGAAGATTTATATGAATGTGGGGGAAGAAGAGGGAAGTATGGTAAGGAATGCAAAAAAAATGCGCGACATCCTACTAAGTCAGGGCATGAAGGAAGAGCAGATAAAATTTGACATTTTTCCTGGCCTGGGTCATGAGCATGAAACCTGGCGGAAAGGATTTAAAGCAGCCTATCCCTGGATTCTGGAATAG
- a CDS encoding helix-turn-helix domain-containing protein, whose translation MRFKEFLPSKQPGTLIRNFWKFDIRETDLQRFPFLHESLPENTLSIVLIKRGAYMGIRYMGIQTKKFQQEIFENASLLGIRIHPWIISPQLFPQKSNLLNITAAFTHKAHALEEILQTNWEVHEHQLIEEVEKACLTVFQEYQLEENELVKYLCLLLEKGQKVKEIVEELPLSIRSLQKLFKSITGISMKQYQDIARIRKTTIDLYTAQKDRFDILYTNGFFDQSHFINDFKRRMDRSPRDFLKYHNSFEIDLG comes from the coding sequence ATGAGATTTAAGGAATTCCTGCCCTCCAAACAGCCTGGCACCTTGATCAGAAATTTTTGGAAATTTGACATTCGTGAGACAGACTTACAGCGATTTCCTTTTCTGCACGAATCTCTTCCAGAAAACACCCTCTCTATTGTTCTGATCAAAAGAGGAGCTTATATGGGAATTCGATATATGGGCATACAAACCAAAAAGTTCCAGCAGGAAATATTTGAAAATGCCTCCCTACTAGGAATCCGTATACATCCCTGGATCATTTCGCCCCAATTATTTCCCCAAAAGTCAAATTTACTCAACATCACAGCCGCCTTTACCCATAAAGCTCATGCGCTGGAAGAGATTCTGCAAACAAATTGGGAGGTACATGAACATCAATTGATTGAAGAAGTAGAAAAAGCCTGCCTGACTGTCTTTCAGGAATATCAGCTGGAAGAAAATGAGTTAGTCAAATACCTATGTCTCCTGCTGGAAAAGGGACAAAAAGTAAAAGAAATAGTCGAAGAGCTTCCTCTTTCCATTCGCTCTCTGCAAAAGCTATTCAAAAGCATAACGGGCATCAGCATGAAACAATATCAAGACATCGCCCGAATCAGAAAAACAACTATTGATCTCTATACGGCTCAAAAAGATCGCTTCGACATCCTCTATACCAATGGATTCTTTGACCAAAGCCACTTCATCAATGATTTTAAAAGAAGGATGGATCGCTCTCCCAGGGATTTCCTCAAATACCACAACTCCTTCGAGATTGACCTGGGTTAA
- a CDS encoding NAD(P)H-dependent oxidoreductase, which translates to MKLLHVNAAPRKELSRTLRVSSAYLDSLQSQHPTMEVKHLNLFEMNLPEITGMDANSLLSVVQGGQLSEEAQKSREASLALAHEFLDYDLILVSSPMWNFSIPYKLKQYIDLIMQPGILFTYTEKGPQGLATGKKMIIITSRGSDYSPGGQMADYDFQAPYLRAIFGLAGIYDITFAHAQPMDWGPEMMENAIKKAIQDLSVISIA; encoded by the coding sequence ATGAAGTTATTACACGTCAATGCCGCGCCAAGAAAGGAATTATCCCGCACGCTAAGGGTATCCAGTGCTTATCTCGACTCTTTACAATCTCAACACCCGACCATGGAGGTCAAGCATCTTAATCTATTTGAAATGAACCTTCCTGAGATAACAGGAATGGATGCAAATTCCCTGCTTTCTGTTGTACAGGGAGGACAATTGAGTGAGGAGGCACAAAAATCAAGAGAAGCCAGTTTAGCTCTGGCCCATGAATTCCTCGATTACGACCTCATACTGGTCTCAAGCCCCATGTGGAATTTTTCTATCCCCTATAAACTCAAGCAGTACATCGATCTCATCATGCAGCCCGGTATCCTTTTCACCTATACGGAAAAAGGCCCCCAAGGCCTGGCTACTGGAAAGAAAATGATCATTATCACTTCCCGGGGAAGCGACTATAGCCCCGGAGGTCAAATGGCCGATTACGATTTTCAGGCACCCTATCTCCGCGCCATCTTCGGATTGGCAGGTATCTATGATATCACCTTTGCCCATGCTCAACCAATGGACTGGGGTCCTGAAATGATGGAAAATGCCATAAAAAAGGCTATTCAAGACTTATCGGTAATCTCTATCGCCTAA